One Microtus pennsylvanicus isolate mMicPen1 chromosome 10, mMicPen1.hap1, whole genome shotgun sequence genomic window, TGTCCATCAAGTTGCTTGATTAGAATACAGTGGATGACCAACAAATACTTGTTCGACAAATGGGTGGAGTCAAGCTGTTCTGTCATAGAAGGTTTGTTTTAGGGGCTGGAGGTGTTGTGGgacatttgtacactgtgtgaaggtgtattgctgtAACTGATGTACTAAAAGGcccaaatggccaatagctagacaggaagaaATTGGTGGGACTTCTGGAGACAGAACAGCCTctatgaggaagaagaaaggcagagtcaccagtcagacacagacaaGGAAAAAACAGGATGTCATGGAACACAGGTGAACAGAattgggctaatttaagttgtaagagctagtcaaaaacaagcctaagctaatataataatataagtctctgggtcattatTAGCAGGCTGTTGGACCAAACATACTCCAACCAGAAAGCTTGCTGTGTGGAGCTTATTCCATGGTGGGTTGTTAGCTATTACCCCCCTTTTCTAGCTCCTCATTCCCCTCCATGACTCTGTGACCATCACCATCCTCACAGACAGCTGGAAGATCTTTGAAAGAGCTATCCTTGCACTGTGGTGTGGCTTGCAGACCCCTGAAGGCTTTCTTGTGCAGAGAGCAGCAGCCTAAACACCACTCGCAGCAGTTGTATGGCCCCTGGGCTGCCCACACATAAGCACCCACAGGCACTGCCAGGAGCACAACGCACAAGACCACAGTGACATGCAAGAGGCGCTCACGACCCTCCAGCCCACCACTGTCTTTGCCTGTCACAAAGACCACACACTGGCCCTGGCCTGGAGGCTGACTCCTCAGGCTGAGGCATGCTTTATATTCAGTAGCAGGGAGAAGGTCATCCACAGTGTAGGTGTTGATCCCAGGGCCGATGTGGATCACTGTCTTCCTGGGAGCCTCATCAGATGCAATGTAGAGAGTGAACCACTGCTCCTCTGGGAGGCTGGGCACTGTGAGCCACTCCAGCAAGATGCCATGCACTGTCTGCTTGACCACTCGTAGGTCAACGTAGATACTGCCCTCTGAGGAGATGGATAGAGAATGCAAGACAGGTATGGCCTGGACTGTCTGGATGTGGACTGAGATGACAAGGGAGCTTCTGCCAATGGAGTTGGAAGCCATACAAGTATAATCACCATGGTCTATCACGTGGGCCGCTGGAATGACAAGCTGGGATAGAATGGTGTCTTCGGCAATGGATGAGACCGACACTGGGTCAAAAGAAGAATGAAACAGCTGTGCATTTCTTTGACAGATGCTGGGAAGTTCTAGCAATGCCAGGCCTCACGTTAAAATCATGGTTACTATTTATTAAGCCTGTACCTTGCATCTGAGGTTATCTTTCTGGAAAATATGGAGTATGCATTTAATTTGTATATAAGGTGCTGAGGGTTGGAGCAGCTGATTAACTTATCCATGGTTGTTCAGAGACAGCAATTATGTGgaagccattctctctctctctctctctctctctctctctctctctctctctctctctctctctctttcttcccggttataaactgattggcctattagcacaggcttcttattaactaattcttataacttacattagcccataattcttgtctgtgttagccatgtggcttggtaccttcttcGAGGCAATCACACCTTGCTTCCACTGaagctgggtcatgactgcagactgaaactttcctcttcccataattcttgctgccctgcctctacttcctgcctggttgccccgcctatacttcctacctggctactggccaatcagcgtttattaaacaagtacaagaaacaaatctctaCAGAGTAGAACCATTGTCCCACAGGTGGACATCCTTCCCTCTAAGGAGAGCATACTCTTTTAACATTAGCTATGCCCACTTTGGCCCGGCTGAGCCTAATGTCATGGCTTAAGGAGCTTTTTCAAAATGGGGTGATTAAGAGATGTCATGAGCTCCAGATGAATTTTTACCTCCCAGATCTTCCTCAGAACCTAGAAATCAAATACGTAGGCCCCTGCCTCTTTCAAGTATATGGTCCTGGGCAAAGTGCTTAAATTCTCTTAGCCTCAATTTTCTTGGCAAGAAAATTAGATGACACATACTCTACACGGTTCACAGAAAATTTCATCAAGTCTTACCTGCTATTATTTCTGGGAGACTAGAGATAGCAGAGTATTAAGAGTGATTATAGTGGGGCCAGCAAGATACCTTAGCAGTTAAGGGTTCAACTcttagcactcacatggtggctcataactatctttaactccagtttcagggaatccagtgACTTTTTCTGGCCACTGTAGGCACTAGGAATTATGTGGTTCACGGGCATACATGAAGGTAAAACAGTCCTTGGGCAGGCTTAGTTTTATGACAAGTTAGCATAAGCTAGAATCATTGGAGAGGAGGAACCAccagctgagaaaatgtctccataagatcaggctgtaagcAAGCCTGAAGGGCAGTCTTTTAAAACTGGTGATCAATATGGGTGGGGCCATATTGATGGTGGTCTagggttctataaaaaaaaaaacagaccaagAAAGCCACgtggaacaagccagtaagtagtacccctccatggcttctgcaccagctcctgcctccatgtgcGTTCAAATCctgttggagttcctgtcctgacttctttcattgAGAAGCAGTGATGAGGGACCATAAGCCAAATGAATCCTCttttccccaagctgcttttgtcatGGTGCTTTATTGCAGCAGAAGCAATGCGGACTAAGATGCCATAgacatcaaataaacaaatacagatTTAAAGCTGAGTGATGGTAGTATGTCTCTGGAAATAAttcttcatttaaaagaaaactacaatGACAAATTACATTCTTCTCTGCTGTTAGCATTTAACCCCCAGTCAACAgggtaaaagcaaaataaagagaaaagtgaggcacacacctttaatacagcacttgggaagcagaggcaggtggatttctctgagtttgaggaaagtctggtctacaagagctatctccaggacaggtttcaaagctacagagaaaccttgtctcgaaaaacaaaacaaaacagaaatctcaaaaaataaagagaaaagtgaagaaattcaGTCAACTCTGTATTTTTTAACCACCTGGGTTTCATCATCACTTATGACAAGTGACTGGGCTGTACCCCCTCAACTCCATTTCAACTGTTCTAGACAGAGGAAGAGTTAAGAAGGTAAGAATGTCCTTCCAGTTCTACCATGCTCCCGGGGAGCTCTTGCATGATTTTGGAAAATGTTGATACCTACTCTAAGAAAGGAGTTGCAATCTTGGGTCCTAATTTTGGGTCCCAGAAAGTCATTTCTTCCCTGCAGGCCCTATTATAATTTTGAGCTAATACTGTCTGATTGCAATAATAGAGATTATATAGTCTGTCAATATATAGGACTTGCTATCCTTATCTTACAGGTATCACTCAAGGGGACACCACAGAAGTACACATGTAACAATAAATATATTGGCCCTGGACTcactctctgagttcaaatctccagagcAGGGTCTTATAAAGCTTATTTCAAATAAGCACCCATGCGTAATTCTGGTGACTCTTGTTAACATAGCCTTTAGCTAGAAATTTTAGGATTCTAAAATGTTAGTATTATGCTTTTCATCTAGAAGGTTCCCCccaaatgtatttgtttatattcaaTCTTATTAACATACGAACATATTTACATACTTATAAAATCACCAGTTTCAGTATATCCATCTCTCTGAGATCTGCATGTACCTACTTTAAACAGTGCTGATAATGGAATACTCTCTTGGACTCTTTTTTGTTCTGGAGAGCTAATGCACAAATATGCCAATCTTACCTGCACCCATCATTCATGACAAGGACAGTTTAAACCTCCTGTAATGAGACAGTGCTAACAGACCTCCACACTGCCCCATATATACCCAGAAGGCACTCCAGACTTACCATCGAATTCTCTCCATGTGCTCAGAGGATACTTCCATGTTATGGTTGGTGAGGGACTGGCTTGTGCCAAGCATTGCAGGGTCCCATTCTTTCCTGCCTGAATAGTGACGTTCACACTAGGAGTTGAGATATTCGGCTTCATACAAACACTGAGCTCAGTCTCATGTAAAAGCTGCCCTGCCTTAGAGACAGGGCTCTGGCATATCAGGTAAGAACTCACCAGTATGAGTGGGGGACCAATGGATTTGATAAACTGAACAAAGCCCCTTAACCGGCAGTCACATACCCAAGGATTTTTATGTAGTGCCAACACCGTGCTGCAGACAATATCAGCTCCACAATCATGCTGCTGGCCTTTCTGATAGGCTGGCCAGTTCAAGAAGACACCCTTGGATACAACTGTCAGCCTGTTAGAGGATATGTCAAGGTATGTCAGGTTGGCTAGGAACTTGAGAGCCAGTTCTGGGAGTGTGTCAATCCTGTTGTGTTTGAGATCCAAGACCTGTAGATGAGGGGTGGCACGGAACGCTGTCCATGGTACTGAACGGAGTTTGTTCCCCTCCAGTCTCAGCTCTCTCAGCTCTGGCAGGTCCTCCAGGGCGCCTAGGTGCATCACAGCGACACTGTTAAAGTTCAGCCAAAGGTATTTCAAGGTACTCATGTTGGTGAAAGCCCCCCGGGGAAGTTCAAATAAGGGGGAGTTTTCAATTCTCACTTGCTTGAATTCGTCAGGAAAGTTGCCTGGAATCTTTCCCAAAGGCATTCCCGTGCACTGTAGACTcctgtgtaagaaagcagaaaaCTTTAATCAGCATAGGGAGCCTAGAGGTGGTATTGGGTGGACACTCTCATTAGACATggggattaaataaaaataaacttgaaataaGAGAGATTGGTATTGGTAAAAATGTTCTGCTCGATAAACTGCAGAACCAATTAAGCTGAATCCCACGGAGATTTAGCTGATTTCCCACAAGCTCTAAGCCTGAGTCACTCCATCTGACTCCTAATTAAGGCCCACTCCCCCCTCTTCCTGTTCACCTTCTGGAATCCTTTCTGCACATCGCACCTGCCAAAACTCTCCTCTGAGCAAGTGCACCCTGGCAGACAGAGAGGCTGAGCTGCATGTATATCCCAAGAGACCAGAACTTGCAAgaaacagtaaaaaacaaaagccatatTTATCTTTAGGCAATGCCCCGTGTGTTTTCAGGAGGTATGGTCTCAGCTTCTGAGTAGCAAATCCTATTATTGATAATCCATGAAAATGTAGGTCAGCACAGCAGCACTAAGGGCCCAAATGCTCTGGGCTCTGTTACAGCCCAGCTCCCAGGCCCGGCCATGTGAGCTCCTTCCATGTGGAAGGAGTTGGGCTTTTTAACTAAAGTGAGAAAGTCCACCAAGCTCTGGCTCTTGATATGGGAAAGAGGAGTATAGGTCAGACATCAAGTTCTATTGTGCATTgaccttctctctgcctcttaccAAGAATCCAGGGAAATAATCAGATGTTGCAATCCTGAGCGCCGTGGGTCAGGACTTAGCCAGAATGCATTGCATACTCCCCAATTCACAAATAAACCCCCAATTCCAGCTACTTTCTAGAAGTGAAAGCAGATGTGAGCAATGAAGCAATTGTGTGATTGTGCCCCCTGCTTGTTGTCTGATAGCACCACGGGTAATGTACTTAGTCACACTTCTACTGCATTATGACAGCTGCTTCTGGAACTCACGTCATGAGAATCAGCTATACATCAGGATGCTCCTTCATTTTGCAGTTTAAGAACATAAAGCCAAAGCTTTGAGGTGTGAGGCAGGAAGCTTGACAGCATATCTTTTCCTTGACTTATCCAAAACTGTTTCACACCACAAAGATCAAGTCTCAAGCTTGTAAATGCTGTCTATGGTAAACCATATTGTCCTACACTCTTCACTCATccaatatttattgtttattcgCTGTAAGGCATGTTTGTCAGGCATAATAGTGGTGAGAAAAAAACCGCTATAGATATTTCCTTATTTAGTCTTCTTTGTGCTTATGTTTCTGAGTCTGGAGGTTTGGGAAATATCTTTTAACCTGTGAATCCATGTTTATCCCCTACAGAATAAGAATATTTATTCACTAATCAATGAAAggaacatatagacagaaggaccaaatattaaaaaacatcTCACAATTTGTTGAGGAAATGTTTAGACTAGCTAAAGTGCCCAGCACACAGTATCTTCCCAATAATCCACTCCCTATGATGACAGAGTCTTTAGAGGAACAGATGTATCAACTTTCTTATTAATTGGGGAACTTAAGAAAATACCAACTTTCCATGGGTCCTTGTAAAAATTCATATGTAAATTATACCCCACAAAAGGCTTCTGTGAGAACAAATCTGCTCAGTAGCTAACCAGTGAGGGGAAATGGGTCACCAACTAAGCTGCTTATGTCCCAGGCTTCCCACTCACACCAGAGGCATTTGTGGGCATTCCTAAGCAATTTAACTCAAGATTCCACTACTTCTTTGCAATTTCTTTCAAGGTAAAAGATATCTACAAAGACAGACTGTGTTGTGGACACAAAGTCCTTGTGAGATGTGTTGCCGTCATTACATTCAAAAGATGAGGATCTGATCCACAGTTGCAAGGAGTGTTTTCACCGAGCAAGCTCCTTCCCAAAGCAGCATGCTTCCAGCGGCAGGTGGGGAGGACACAGTGTCTGGCCACTTTGACCTCAAAGAATCAGTAGAGTGATTTTCACTCCAGAACCCTCTGCCAAGTTTCCCAAGACTTAGTTAGGCTTTCTTCACTGGACTCTGCAGTTCAATGGATGAGTATCTGAAGGCACACGTAAgttgctttctttcctcttgtaTCCAAATAGAgcagccaaaaattaaaaaaagaaccctTTCCTATGATGTCTACTCAGTGTGCTACTTAACATAAATTCAGACCTACTCACTTTTCTAGGAGTTGTCTTAGAGCTTGTAAAGAACACCTACTGCCATGTCAGTCATCTGGGTCATTCACCTCCGCAACTCCTCTTCTAACCATCAGCCCCCCATTTTGCAAAGGGGCATAGGAAgtagctgtgggggaggggagggaacaaTCTATCTTGGTGGCAGAGCTGGCACTTGGCAGCAGTTGTATCCAGGTCAGCCTTGGTGAGTGGCAGTCCATGTCATCAAACCCATGCATAATCTCCATTTCTGCCAACGTGGCgctgtgtttgtgtgcccacagAACAGGTCACCTTATTTACTTAGTTATTGGACTCTTCCTCTGCTGAAGTCACCTTTTGGTGAGTGTGTATACGGGACACAAGTATCTTCACACCCTTCACTCTTTTGGAGAGATCTATCCACATGCTTCATCCTTAGATACCTTTCTCGCCAATTTTCTAATCATCCTCATTTCAAACTTCTGATCATACAGCCAATCCAATGACTATCGCCCATGAATCGAATCAGTGAACATTCATCCATTTGGCTATTTCTCCTTGTAGACAAAATATAAGGCCATGTGTAGTGCCTGAAGATCTTCACACTGTGAAGACTTCCCTTCACTCATGTCTTTCAGGGTTGCCCTAGAAAAGGACTGTAATTTTGTAGCCATACACTCTGGACAGtgcaggctgtggtccagctagtccaaccaGCCAGAGACCTGGGGGCAGGTTAACTATTTTGGACCACTTCTTCCACAGAAGAGACAATTATTCTCGTTATAGATTTGCCTTTCTTGTATTTAATGCTTCTGCCAAAACCACTATCCATTGACTTACTGAATGCCTTATCCACTACCATAGTATTTCACACAATATTTCTTCTGATAAAAGAACTTGCTTCACCAGTGGAGAAGAGTGACCGTAGGCCCATGATCATAGAACCCACTGGTCCTACCATATTCCCACCCTCCTGAAGCAGCTGGCCTTTCAACACAGTACAGAACTATTAGGTACTTCGGCAGGGTTCTCCAGAAGGTGATATATTCTCTGAATCAGTATTCAATATGTGGTATGATTTTTTCCATAGCCAGGATGAATCATGGGTCGGAAAAGGGCATTATCCACTCACTATCACCCCTAGTGACCcaatagaaaaatatttccttcctGTTCCCGTGACCTTAAATTCTGATGGCCTAGAAGTTTCCGTTCCAAGGGCAAGAGTGCTATGGCTAGGAAATATAGCAAACATTCTACTTCTTTTATAATGTGacatcaattaagagaatatCGGTGGTTATCataattaatttttgaaatacaAAAGAGTGTCCCTCAAGGGACATTGCCACtgattctaaaatttataaattgtttGCAGTTATATGAGGAACAATTATATCATGTTAGGCATAATTATGACCtgattattgttttcatttggaaattaagcatgaCATAAGGAGGTATGATtgcttgtcaagttgacagggcAGGGGGCTTGTGATGACTAGTCTCAGAGGTCAACCTGATtaatctggaattaactaaaacccaagcagctgagTACGCCTGTGAGgaggtttttttcttcattaaattaTTTGAAGTAGGAAAActcactctttttttcttctgagactggGTTTAtttgtgtaacaactctggctgtcctagaacttgatttttagatcaggctggcctcacagagatctgccaaactctgcctcctgagtgcttggattaaaggcgtgtgccacattGCCTGATGGCAAGAAGACCCACTTTTAACCTGGAACTTTCTGTTAAGgtaggaagatccacctttaatgtggcccacaccttctgctggcagcatATATAcaggacatgaaagaaggaagttggttctctttgcctgcttgctctcactcttCCTGGCAAGCCCATTTCTTCATCtacctacttcttcaggattccggGGTTTACTGGAGACCCACATAGATATCCAACCTTGGGGACTGAACAACTACCAGATTCTTGGATCATCCATTGGTAAGCAGCCATTTTTGAACTAACTAGACCACAACCTAGAAGTCATTCTAATTAGTCCCTTTTCTATATCTATCTAGATATGGATATAGCAATAGGAAAGGTATTTATTAAAATCTCAATGGacatagatgatatatagattcATCCTGcaagttctgtttctctggagaaccctgacttACTTGACTAGTATTGTTGTTTAGCTTAATTAACCTGTTGCCAAATGCAGTCTTAAATATCATGAGACCCTGACATCAAAGGAGAGAGAATCTGAGGGTATTTCATCTTTATCTCTCCTCCTGAAGGGGGCTTTTAGGGATTTGGATTGTAGAACTGTCTCAAGAGATAGTTTTTGGAGGATTACTGTGGGATTGTGGCATAGATATGAATTACTACTGGGAAACAGTTCCTGCCTTATCTGAATAGACTCTCAATAAGAGAATATCCTATTTAATCGGAAAGTGCCCCTTACTCCCCAATGTGAGTCACTTTGAGAAAGCCTAGAGCAGAGAACTGGGTGAGTTATTAAGTAGCAGATAGACACTCCCCCGTCTTCTCTAGATAAAGCCTTTTCCATTTCTATCTTTTTTGAaagcaggggttctctgtgtaaccccaGATATCccagagcttgctctgtagatcaggctggcctcgaatttatagttctgcctgtctctgtctccaagtgctgggattaaaggtgtgtgtcaccatagcCTGGCTTCCCTTTCTAACTTTTGACAATATTTGATGGAGATGGTCTCTTAGCCACTCATGCTGGCTAGTATGCCACTGAGGGAAATGCACAAGACCACATTCCAAAGCTCCTGTGAAATATTCAAGCCACGTGACCCATGTTTTGGCTACTGAGACGTTAGAAGCAATGATGTTTGAAAAGCCCCTCCACAACTCACTAGTTTCATTTGAGTTTTCCTTGTTGGAGCAACTGTTGATATTCTAGATGGTGGGCTCTGTTAGCCTAGGTCTTTGAGTAAGTGAAGTCAAACCTTTCCTCCCTCATCCCCGCTCACTCAATGAGCACTGTTCGAACAAGACTGAATCACTACGTCCAAACTGTTGAAGTGTGGAAGCTGCTGCCATAGCATCTGCTGGATATGTCCTAACCgtgtaaataaacaaaatgctcGAATCCCTGGGAACTGGTGATTATCTTCAGTAGATTCAGCTCTAGCCCTCTGAACGAGCTCTGTGGGACCCTAGACTGACAACTAGCTTGCTGGCTTACAATCTTCTTTCCAGCACATAACTTGGTTTTGCCTTTTGGTATCCTGCAACTGAAAATAAGTGACTTTGGACAAACCATCTGTGTAGGCATGAGGAATACAGTCAAGTTGTATTCTGGAAAATGTATAACAGAGATGCCATGAAACATATAATCTTATTGACATTGATTTGTGGCTCCTAAACTAGCCATCCAGGGGACATGGACCACAGGCTCACCATAGCCAAGGTGGCAGCTGGCCTTTAGGACAGAAAGACCAAGAATTCTTTTTCTAGGCTTTGTAGAGAACATCCAGTTTTCAGGAAATGAGTTACACTAGAAAGTTAGAATGTAAACCAGacaccatttatttattcatttgccaGAGGAGTTTGTTTCAGTAGGATAAACACTCATGAGAACAATCCAGAATTACTCTTCCATACAAGAGAAAAACCAAGGCAGACATAAAAAGAAGAGTTGATACATGGACATTAAGAGGCCAGCCATCTTGCGGGCAATGATCACCCACACCCTGAAGGTGGTCCTATTGGATTTTGATTTCcaccttcattttctctttctcctctccttcctcttcctctgtttcttggTCAATATTGGatgtactaattttattttttttgtttcaagttCCTGATTTTTCTCCCACGAAGTTCAACAAAGCTAATTCAATGCTGTCTCCAGTCTGTCATCTGTTCTTGTAAACAACATTATGCTGGACTAAATCCATGTGCATTAATTAACATGCAGTCTGTGTTTGCCTTCCATTCATTCCATTAGCAAAGGTAAAGTCTGTTGATATTCATGATCTGGttttgtttacaaaaaattaTGTTGCTCCCTGATGTAGACAAGGCCATTACTGTCTAACCAGAAAATTTTTCTTGCTGATGGCGATGATTCATAAGTTATATTAAATGCAACCTTGGGGGGTCATCAAAAAAACCCACCTAAGTTTGGTGAATCTATaatcatgtgcacatgtgtttttGTGGTTCTGATCCCAAGTTTTGGTGACTGCCAAAAAATTCATTGTTCCTAGTAAACCTGCTGTGAACTGAATTTCATAGATTAATATGAATAAAGGCATGATGTCCAGAAATCTGTTGAAGATATGGATTCCAAAAGACACTCCATCTCTCCCTTGTTCTTAGTTCTATAAAATCAAATATCCCAGCCTCCAGAATGGGCTGCTGGAGCATTTTGTGAGGTCTTTTGCAAACAGGAAGGAGATTTATATCTAGTCAATATTCACATCATGTGAATTTTCCTGTGTGGTACCAGCTAAATGCTTTCCTTGAATCACTTCTAAAGTCCACAGTTGTTACCTGAAGTTTTGATAGCCATCTTCTCTATAGACAAGGGATGAATGGGGGTCTTCTGCTAAGAGCAGAGACCCACTTCTGTGCACAAACATTCCTGCCGCCTTGGACAGAACTTAGCAGGGATTCTCCTCTGAAGTAGCCTGCTGGGTGACCAGGAAAGCTCCTAGATCCTCTCCCAAACCAAGAACAGTTCAGAGAACATTGTAAAGGCTGCTCCATGGGAATGGGTTGGGTGTGAGATGGGATGCGTATGACAGGTTCCTCTGTTGTAGATGATTCTTGGCTCTCTCCAGTCTACCGTGCTGAGAGCAAATGAGCAGTATTTCCGAAAATTTATTGCCAATAAAATGTTTATCCCCAAGCATCCCAAATTCAATGAAAGAAGTGCAATATGGATGAGCGCACGTGGTAAGGACTTCCCTGTGCAACCAACTGTCTCACTGCCCGGTCCAAAGCTAGAGCTGCCACT contains:
- the Lrit2 gene encoding leucine-rich repeat, immunoglobulin-like domain and transmembrane domain-containing protein 2, whose translation is MAFVFYCFLQVLVSWDIHAAQPLCLPGCTCSEESFGRSLQCTGMPLGKIPGNFPDEFKQVRIENSPLFELPRGAFTNMSTLKYLWLNFNSVAVMHLGALEDLPELRELRLEGNKLRSVPWTAFRATPHLQVLDLKHNRIDTLPELALKFLANLTYLDISSNRLTVVSKGVFLNWPAYQKGQQHDCGADIVCSTVLALHKNPWVCDCRLRGFVQFIKSIGPPLILVSSYLICQSPVSKAGQLLHETELSVCMKPNISTPSVNVTIQAGKNGTLQCLAQASPSPTITWKYPLSTWREFDVSVSSIAEDTILSQLVIPAAHVIDHGDYTCMASNSIGRSSLVISVHIQTVQAIPVLHSLSISSEGSIYVDLRVVKQTVHGILLEWLTVPSLPEEQWFTLYIASDEAPRKTVIHIGPGINTYTVDDLLPATEYKACLSLRSQPPGQGQCVVFVTGKDSGGLEGRERLLHVTVVLCVVLLAVPVGAYVWAAQGPYNCCEWCLGCCSLHKKAFRGLQATPQCKDSSFKDLPAVCEDGDGHRVMEGNEELEKGGNS